TGATGACGGTGGCCAGCGCGAGCTCGGCGTCGGCCATCATCTGGCGGATGGCCGAACTGACGATGCCAACACGGCAACGCAGTTCCCGCCAGTCGGCGTGGCCATAGCGTTGCCCCAGTAATTCGATCTCGCCGGCGGTGGGCATGAAGTAGCCGGTGAGCGCGCTGAGCAGCGACGTTTTGCCGGACCCATTGGCGCCGAGCACGGCCCAGTGTTCGCCCGGCGCGACGCGCCAGTTGACGGCGTCCAGGATGACGGTGCCGTTCCGTTCAATGCGGAGATTCTTGACGGCGAGAACCGGGCGGAGCGGGCGGGTGCGTTTCATGCGTCGGAGGAGGAGCGGATTTCCGGCCAGAGCGCCTCGAGGTCGGCATCGGCCAGGGCCATCTGGCGGATTTCGCGGGCGTCGCCGGTGGCGGTTGCGCGTTGCAGCCACTGGCGCGCTTCCGGGAGATCGCGCATTTGGCAGGCGTAACATGCCAGGTTGAAGGCGATGACGGGTTCGGTTGGGAATTTTTCAGCGGCGGGCAGCAACGCCTCCCGGGCGGCGGCGAGTCCGCCTTGTGGCACCCGTCGCAGGGCGTAAGCCCGGTGCAGCCAGCTGGAGGGGTTCTCGGGCGCCGCTTGGACCAGAAGGCAGGCCGTGGCCAGCGCCGGCTCCCACTGTTTCAACTCCGCCAGCGCGGTCCACCGCACTTCGAGCACGCCCGAGTGTTTTTGGTTGCCCGCGGTGATCTGCTCCAGTTCCGCCAGCGCCTCCACAGCGTTGCCGAGTTCGAGCCAGCCCAGGGCGGCGGACAGGGCAAACGCGTCGGGCGGTTCCAGTTTCGGCATGGCGCGTCCAGCATTGTCCAGATCGCTCGCGCGTCAAGTCCGTCCTCCCGGGCTGGCTTTTTCCCGCGTTTGGATTAAAGGTGGAATCACCATGAAACTACTACTTGCGGCTTTGGCGGTGCTCGGCGCGTGGACGTTGCGGGCAGAGATCAAAACTGAAACCGTCGAATACAAGGATGGCGACACCACGCTGGAAGGTTTTCTCGCCTACGACACCGCGCAAGCGGGAAAGCGTCCGGGCATTCTGGTGGTGCATCAGTGGATGGGGCTCTCGGATTACGAGAAGAAGCGTTGTGAGATGCTGGCCAAACTCGGTTACGTCGCATTCGCCGCGGACGTTTACGGCAAGGGCATCCGGCCCAAGACGGTGGCCGAAGCGGGCGCGCAGGCGGGCAAATACAAATCCGACCGGAAGCTGCTGCGCCAGCGCGTCAACGCAGGGCTGGCCTGCTTGCGGCAGCAACGGCTGGTGGACGCGCAGCGCGCGGCGGCCATCGGGTATTGCTTCGGCGGCACGGCGGTCATCGAACTGGCGCGGAGCGGCGCCAACGTGCGCGGCGTGGTGAGCTTTCATGGCGGCCTGGATTCGCCGACGCCGTCGGACGGCAAGAACATCAAGTGCCGGGTGCTGGCCTTGCACGGGGCGGATGATCCGTTTGAATCCGCGGCGGACCTCGCAGCCTTCGAAGCTGAAATGCGCACGAGCGGCGTGGATTGGGAACTGGTCAAATACGGCGGCGCGGTGCACAGCTTCACCGACTGGAACGCGGACGGAAGCATGAAGGGCGCCCAATACAACGAACGCGCCGACCGGCGTTCGTGGGCGGCCATGCGGGAGTTTTTCGACGACCTTTTCCAATGAGCACGGGCGCGCGGGGGCATCCGCGCTGCGCCGGCGTTTTTTGGCGGTGCGAGTTCGATGCCGCTTGCACACGTTTTGGGGATGGGCGTATAACAGTCTCAAATAGAAAGGAATCCCCATTATGCCGCACAGCAACAAACCGGATATTACCGACAACAACGTGCTCTCCGTGATCATGGGTGGCGGCCAGGGGACGCGGCTGTTTCCTCTGACGAAGGAGCGCGCCAAGCCCGCCGTGCCATTGGCGGGCAAATACCGGTTGGTGGACATTCCGATTTCAAACTGCATCAACTCAGGGCTGCGGCGCATCTACCTGCTCACCCAGTTCAACACCGCCTCGCTGCACCGGCACATTTCGCAGTCCTACAAGTTCGATCATTTTTCCAAGGGCTTCGTGGAGGTGCTCGCGGCGCAGCAAACCTTCGAGGACCAAACCTGGTATCAGGGCACGGCCGACGCGGTGCGCAAGAACCTCGTGCACTTCCTGAACCACGATTTTGAATACCTGCTCATCCTCAGCGGCGACCAGCTTTACCGGATGGATTTGCGGCGTTTGGTGCGTGAACACGCGGACTGTGGCGCGGAGGTGACGGTGGCGTCGATGGTTGTTGACCGGGCGGCGGCCAGCTCCCTGGGAATTCTGCATGTGAATGAGGAACGGCGCATCACGCGCTTTGTCGAGAAGCCCAAGGACAAGGCGCTGCAGGACTCCGTCGTGCTGCCGCCGGAATGGCACGGCCCGCTCGGCATCGAAGGGGGGGGCGAAAAATTCCTCGCCTCCATGGGCATTTACGTGTTCAACCGCGACACCATCATCAAGCTGCTCGACAACGACCTGGCGGACTTTGGGAAGCACATCATCCCGAACGCAATCGAAACCAACAAGGTTTACGCCTACGTCTATCAGGGCTACTGGGAGGACATCGGAACGATTCACGCCTTCTTCGAAGCCAACCTCGACGCCTGCGCCGACCTGCCGAAGTTCAACTACTTCGACATGGCCTCGCCCGTGTTCAGCCGGCCGCGCTACCTGCCAGGCTCGAAGATCAACGGCGCGCAAATCGATCATGCGATGGTGTGCGACGGCTGCATCATCAACCCGGGTCACATCAAGCACTGCATCATCGGCATTCGCAGCCAGATCGGGGCGGGTTCGGACATGACGCGCGTCGTGATGATGGGCTGCGATTACTACGAATCCGCGCAGAGCATTGCGGAGCACGAGCGCGCCGGCCTGCCGCGCATGGGCATCGGCACCAACTGCCGCATCGAAAACACCATCATCGACAAGAACGCGCGGATCGGGAACAACTGCGTCATCACGCCCGCCGGCAAGCCGGAAAACCTCGATCACGACCTTTACTACATCCGCGACGGAATCGTCATTGTGCCCAAGAACGGAATCATCCCGCACGGGACGGTGATTTGAGGCCGCCGCCGCGTTGCCGTCAGGGGCACCGCGACGATCAACGGCCGGCCGCGGTCGAGTCCGGTTCGGTGAGATTCTTCACCACCGTGGCGAACTCATCCATCAGGTAGGGTTTGGCCATGAAGTGATCGGGCAATTCGGTGGCGTGTTTGACCGCCGAAACTCCGACCGTGCCGCTGATGAGGAGAAATTTTTGGTGCGGGTGCAGCTTGCGGCAGGCTTCAATCAGGTCCGCCCCCGACATGCGGTGCATCGAATAATCCGTCACAATGATGTCAGGCGGCGTGTGTTCCAGGCGGTAAGCTTCATACGCCAGTTCCGCCGCGCGAAACCGCTTCACCTCAAAACCCAGCGAGCGCAATACCGTCTCGTTGAGATCCAGCAGCATCGGCTCGTCATCGACAATGTAAGCCAGCCGGCGCGGGGACGGGGCGGTGGCGGGCGCGTTCATGGCTTGTCCAATAAACACGCGCGACCCGCTGGCGGCAAGTAACCAATCGACCCGACCAAATCCCGGGGCGACCACGGGTGCGGTGGATTCCGGGTTCTCCGGCTCCCCGCGCCGTCATGGCGGTTACCAATCGACCGGCACGGTGAGTTTGCGGCCGAAGCGATTGTGGTAATGGAGCTGCCGGTGGGTGGCGCCATGCTCATGCACGAGCTTGGTGAGCTTCACGTCGAAACAGCAGTATTCGGCGATCTCGACGAGCCGGCCTTCCTTGAACCATTGGATGGCCTGCAGCCCTTCGGCCGTCTTTTCGAGCCCAAATGTCGCCGTGGCAATCGCATCCAGCGACAGCCGGTGCTGCAGCTTGTCGGCCAGGTGCACCATCATGTCCAGCGTGGGCAGTTGCCGCAGGTCCAGCGGCGTGTAGCCGTGCAACACCTCGTAATCGAAGCGCAAAATGTTGAAGCCCACCACCAAATCCGCCCGCTGCAAATCCCGAATCAGCCCTTCGACGTCGCGTTCGCCGTAAATCTGGTAATCCCCGCGGGCCGTGCTGTAGGTCACACCCACGCTCATTTGCATGGCGCTGATCTTGTCCCAGCCGCCCACTTCGTCGGCGGATTTCTGCGTTTCCAGGTCGAAATAAACGATGTTCTTCACGCGGCCCCGCAGACTAACGGTTGGGCTCTCGCTGAAAAGCCGGAAAACCCGGCTGCCGCGGCGGGCGTCCCGATTCCGCCCGGAATTCGCGAAAACGGCCCGGATTCCTTGCAAAAATCCCCCTTGTCAGTTGGTTTTTCGTTGGTATCGTTGCGGCCCTTTTATGAAAGACGGTATTCATCCGAAATACGTGGACGCGGAGATTCGTTGCGCGTGCGGCAACGTCATCAAGACCCGCTCCACCAAGCCGACCATCATCGTTGGCATCTGCAACGCCTGCCATCCGTTTTACACCGGCCAGCAGAAGTTTGTGGACACCGCCGGCCGTGTGGACAAGTTCCAGCAGCGCGCCGCCAAGACGCAGGCGGCCCAGGCCGCGCTGGCTGCCAGCAAGGCGAAGAAGAAGAAGTAGCTTTCCGCCGCTTTCCCGCCCGCTCTCCCGGCCTCCGGGATGGCGGGCGGTTTTTATTTGCTCGCGCCCTTGCCGTTGCCCCCGTGCCGTCGTTGCGGCTTGGGTGCGTCCGGGCGGCCGGCGCGTCAACCGCCAATTGCCAATCGCAAATCGTAAATTCCAGTGGACCTGCGCCCGCACGTCGAAAACCTGAAGCGCCGCTACGCCGAAACCGAGGCGTTGCTGAGCGACCCCAGGGTTTTTGACAATCCGCAGCGGGCGCAGGAACTCTCCCGCGAATACGCCCGGCTCAAGGACATCGTGGCCGCCGGCGACGCATGGCTGAAAGCCTCGGCCGACCTTGCGGAGAACCGCGCGTTGGCGGCGGCCGAACCCGCCGGGTCTGAACTCGCCGAACTCGCCCGGGAGGATGTCGCCCGCCTCGAAGCCGAGGAGGCGCGGCTCGCGCGC
Above is a window of Verrucomicrobiia bacterium DNA encoding:
- a CDS encoding tetratricopeptide repeat protein — translated: MPKLEPPDAFALSAALGWLELGNAVEALAELEQITAGNQKHSGVLEVRWTALAELKQWEPALATACLLVQAAPENPSSWLHRAYALRRVPQGGLAAAREALLPAAEKFPTEPVIAFNLACYACQMRDLPEARQWLQRATATGDAREIRQMALADADLEALWPEIRSSSDA
- a CDS encoding dienelactone hydrolase family protein; translated protein: MKLLLAALAVLGAWTLRAEIKTETVEYKDGDTTLEGFLAYDTAQAGKRPGILVVHQWMGLSDYEKKRCEMLAKLGYVAFAADVYGKGIRPKTVAEAGAQAGKYKSDRKLLRQRVNAGLACLRQQRLVDAQRAAAIGYCFGGTAVIELARSGANVRGVVSFHGGLDSPTPSDGKNIKCRVLALHGADDPFESAADLAAFEAEMRTSGVDWELVKYGGAVHSFTDWNADGSMKGAQYNERADRRSWAAMREFFDDLFQ
- a CDS encoding glucose-1-phosphate adenylyltransferase, translating into MPHSNKPDITDNNVLSVIMGGGQGTRLFPLTKERAKPAVPLAGKYRLVDIPISNCINSGLRRIYLLTQFNTASLHRHISQSYKFDHFSKGFVEVLAAQQTFEDQTWYQGTADAVRKNLVHFLNHDFEYLLILSGDQLYRMDLRRLVREHADCGAEVTVASMVVDRAAASSLGILHVNEERRITRFVEKPKDKALQDSVVLPPEWHGPLGIEGGGEKFLASMGIYVFNRDTIIKLLDNDLADFGKHIIPNAIETNKVYAYVYQGYWEDIGTIHAFFEANLDACADLPKFNYFDMASPVFSRPRYLPGSKINGAQIDHAMVCDGCIINPGHIKHCIIGIRSQIGAGSDMTRVVMMGCDYYESAQSIAEHERAGLPRMGIGTNCRIENTIIDKNARIGNNCVITPAGKPENLDHDLYYIRDGIVIVPKNGIIPHGTVI
- a CDS encoding response regulator, which translates into the protein MNAPATAPSPRRLAYIVDDEPMLLDLNETVLRSLGFEVKRFRAAELAYEAYRLEHTPPDIIVTDYSMHRMSGADLIEACRKLHPHQKFLLISGTVGVSAVKHATELPDHFMAKPYLMDEFATVVKNLTEPDSTAAGR
- a CDS encoding ribonuclease H-like domain-containing protein; the encoded protein is MKNIVYFDLETQKSADEVGGWDKISAMQMSVGVTYSTARGDYQIYGERDVEGLIRDLQRADLVVGFNILRFDYEVLHGYTPLDLRQLPTLDMMVHLADKLQHRLSLDAIATATFGLEKTAEGLQAIQWFKEGRLVEIAEYCCFDVKLTKLVHEHGATHRQLHYHNRFGRKLTVPVDW
- the rpmE gene encoding 50S ribosomal protein L31; its protein translation is MKDGIHPKYVDAEIRCACGNVIKTRSTKPTIIVGICNACHPFYTGQQKFVDTAGRVDKFQQRAAKTQAAQAALAASKAKKKK